A genome region from Anastrepha obliqua isolate idAnaObli1 chromosome 4, idAnaObli1_1.0, whole genome shotgun sequence includes the following:
- the LOC129244956 gene encoding protein lethal(2)k10201 → MLSVAELIHLLNNIPSRYKTPDDICFDAANQKYIAKYKKLGVITVADELQDGAMASSSTEFFCNVPGCQNVFEDAGTYQTHFNNVHRYLCSICRRSLPTAHLLDLHVSERHDSYFATRVERGEAMYACFLEECKQKMLTQEQRKDHCINIHKFPSNFRFEYNEKKAPSTRNTSQNQKKQGTDPVGIPGVSTKVNEIKAISFGHPKEKTFQAHSAPKSKDGLKDLHGLKDALDDI, encoded by the coding sequence ATGTTGTCTGTCGCAGAATTAATACACTTGCTGAATAATATTCCATCAAGATATAAAACTCCTGATGATATATGTTTCGATGCAGCCAACCAAAAGTACATAGCGAAGTACAAAAAGCTGGGGGTTATAACTGTTGCCGACGAATTGCAAGATGGAGCCATGGCATCAAGCTctactgaatttttttgtaatgtgcCCGGCTGCCAAAATGTATTCGAAGATGCCGGTACTTATCAAACACATTTCAACAATGTACATAGATATTTGTGTTCAATTTGTCGCCGCTCATTACCCACTGCACACTTACTCGATTTGCATGTCTCGGAGCGCCATGATTCCTATTTTGCAACACGTGTAGAACGTGGGGAGGCGATGTATGCCTGCTTTCTAGAAGAATGCAAACAGAAAATGCTTACACAGGAACAGCGCAAAGACCACTGTATAAACATTCATAAATTCCCCAGCAATTTTAGATTTGAATATAATGAAAAGAAAGCGCCATCAACCCGCAATACTTCACAAAACCAGAAAAAACAAGGCACCGATCCAGTGGGTATTCCTGGGGTTAGTACAAAAGTTAATGAAATCAAGGCAATATCATTCGGACATCCAAAGGAAAAGACATTTCAAGCTCATAGCGCACCAAAATCAAAAGATGGCTTAAAGGACCTACATGGGCTAAAAGATGCATTAGATGATATATGA
- the LOC129244957 gene encoding dolichyl-diphosphooligosaccharide--protein glycosyltransferase subunit 4 isoform X1, which translates to MISDVQLAIFSNVLGVFLFLLVVAYHYITANAGKSSAKSK; encoded by the exons ATGATAAGCGACGTGCAATTGGCAATTTTCTCCAATGTTTTGGgcgtttttctatttcttttggTGGTGGCATATCACTATATTACGGCCAACGCTGGCAA AAGTTCAGCGAAATCAAAATAA
- the LOC129244955 gene encoding succinate dehydrogenase [ubiquinone] iron-sulfur subunit, mitochondrial translates to MALVNEARIALNRVAVIAGRQKLRSISSGKHLGQQTQPQEVKAPLVKTFQIYRWNPDNAGEKPYMQTYEVNLRECGPMVLDALIKIKNEMDPTLTFRRSCREGICGSCAMNIAGTNTLACISKIDTNLSKPLKVYPLPHMYVVRDLVPDLNNFYEQYRSIQPWLQRKNEVGESKGKAQYLQSVEDRSKLDGLYECILCACCSTSCPSYWWNGDKYLGPAVLMQAYRWIIDSRDENTAERLSKLKDPFSVYRCHTIMNCTRTCPKNLNPGRAIAEIKKLLSGMASKPAPKLDTAALHK, encoded by the exons ATGGCTTTGGTTAACGAAGCACGTATCGCACTGAACCGTGTAGCAGTAATTGCTGGGCGTCAAAAG TTGCGTTCAATCTCTTCTGGTAAGCACTTGGGCCAACAGACACAACCACAGGAGGTCAAGGCACCCCTCGTCAAGACCTTTCAAATCTACCGTTGGAACCCAGATAATGCTGGAGAAAAACCATATATGCAGACTTATGAAGTCAATCTGCGTGAATGCGGTCCAATGGTTTTAGatgcattaataaaaattaagaatgaaaTGGATCCCACGTTGACATTCCGTCGTTCGTGTCGTGAGGGAATTTGCGGTTCATGCGCTATGAATATCGCCGGTACAAATACTTTGGCTTGTATTAG CAAAATTGACACTAATCTTTCAAAGCCGCTTAAAGTATATCCTCTACCTCATATGTATGTGGTCCGGGACTTAGTACCAGACTTGAACAACTTTTATGAGCAGTACCGTTCAATTCAACCATGGTTACAACGCAA aaACGAGGTCGGCGAATCAAAGGGAAAAGCACAATACTTGCAATCTGTGGAAGATCGCTCAAAACTTGATGGTCTATATGAATGCATTCTCTGTGCTTGCTGCTCAACTTCGTGCCCATCTTATTGGTGGAATGGAGACAAGTATTTAGGTCCAGCTGTTTTGATGCAAGCGTACCGTTGGATCATTGACTCACGAGATGAGAATACAGCGGAGCGCTTAAGCAAGCTAAAGGATCCCTTCAGTGTGTACAGGTGTCATACAATCATGAACTGTACACGTACATGCCCCAAAAACTTGAACCCTGGTCGTGCGATTGCCGAAATCAAGAAATTACTTTCGGGCATGGCAAGTAAGCCCGCACCGAAACTTGACACAGCCGCTTTGCATAAATAG
- the LOC129244957 gene encoding dolichyl-diphosphooligosaccharide--protein glycosyltransferase subunit 4 isoform X2, with amino-acid sequence MISDVQLAIFSNVLGVFLFLLVVAYHYITANAGNSAKSK; translated from the exons ATGATAAGCGACGTGCAATTGGCAATTTTCTCCAATGTTTTGGgcgtttttctatttcttttggTGGTGGCATATCACTATATTACGGCCAACGCTGGCAA TTCAGCGAAATCAAAATAA